Within Cellulophaga sp. L1A9, the genomic segment ATGCTGCATCAAGTATAACATTTAATAAAGATGATTGGGAGGACAGAAGAATGCTTACTCTTTCAGGTCAAGCATTTTTTAACGTAACTAGCGGTGCTCCTTTTGTAGTGAAAACTCCCACGGCACAAGTTTCTGTGTTAGGTACGCAGTTTAATATAAGCACACAAGAGGAACAGTTTTCGGTATACTGTTATGAAGGTAAAATAGAAGTTTCGTATAAAAACAATTCAGAAATTATTACGAAAGGGCAAAGTGTATTTTTAGTAAATGGCAAACTTAAAAAAGATAAACACGAATATTTAAGTCCGGAATGGATGAATGGTTTAAGTACCTATGATAGAACTCCGTTAAAAACAGTTGTAGCTGATGTGAAACGCTATTATAATGTAGAGGTTAATCTTCCTAAAAAGTATGATACACTTCAGTTTACAGGTACAATAGCGCATAAAGATTTGCAACAAACTTTAAACACCATTTTTACCACAATGGAAATTAAATACGAGCTTCAAGAAGATAATACCGTTATTTTTGAATAGTATTGAACGTATAAAGCATAATATGAGACCCATGTATAAGCATAACAGAACATTACTTCAATTTCTTGTTCTTAGTTGGTGTTGTATTTTTTTTCCTTGCATATCATTTTCTCAAAACGGTCCTACATTAAAATTAGTAGATTTTTTAGACGAATTAAAAGCCACTTATAATGTAGATTTTATCTATAACCACACACTTTTAGATCAAGTTATACTTCCCTCCTCTTCACATGATTGCGAATCGTTAGAAAATTGTTTAGCGAATATAAATGAAAAGGCTCCTATCAAATTTATTAAAGATGGAACCAACTCATATATGGTAGTACCTATTAGAAATGATATTTCATTTAGTGTTATAGATGCAGAAAATAGTGAAGCTATTCCTAATATAACCATTCAAATTAATAAGGGAGAAGAGCGCTTTTTGTATCCTATTAATTCAAGGTATACGATCAAGAATATATTCGCATTAGATTCAGTTTATATACGTGCTTCATTTTATTCCAAATTAGATATACTAGCTTCTGATTTGAGGGCATTAAAAACACCTGTGCGCTTAGAACCTGCTATGATTCATTTGAATGAAGTTCAAATAACCGATTATTTGACAAGGGGCGTTAATGCTAAGATTAGTGACAATACCTTTCATATATATATGAGGTCATTGGGTTTACTAGCTGGGGAAACTGATGGTGATGTTTTCAATGTGGTTAAAAATATACCGGGAGTACATACGCCAAGTGGTAAACCTGGTAATTTAAATTTTAGAGGAAGTACATTTGACCAATCACTTATTGAAATTGACGATATTCCCATTTACCATAACGGGCATTTTTATGGCGCCATAGCACCTTTTAACCCCACAATAGTTAACGAAATTGAAATTCAAAGAAATACCCTTTCTGCAGAATGGGGAGGTCGTGTTGGGGGGCTAATTCATATGACCACAAGCAATACTGTACCGGACTCCACTGAATATAACGTTCAAGCAAATACAGTATATGCAGGTGCTACGGCAAAAATTCCTATTTTAAGAGATAAGCTTGCTTTATATGTAGCCGGTAGATCTAATTACCCGAGTATTAATTCTCCAAAACTTACCGCCTTTTCTAATCTTAATTTTCAAGGTAGTCGTTTAGAAGATGTTGCAAATAAGGTCAATAGCGAAAATTTTAAAGTTGGTTTCTATGATATCAATTCAAAATTGGTTTATGATATCAATGAGAATCATAAAGCCACAATCAGCTACATCAATATTCAAAATATTTTATCGGCAACCTTAGAAGATTCTGAGGATAAAGACATTAAAGATTTCAGGGATTTATCATTGAATAATTGGGGAATGAATATTAAATGGGAAGGCACCTTGTCGGAGAAACTCAAAGTCCAAGCACGAATCAGTAAATCGTTATTATACATAGATAACAAAAGTGAAGGATTTTCAGCATCTGAACGTTCAAGTTTTG encodes:
- a CDS encoding FecR family protein, coding for MSKHLEDKNLIARWMDDRLSNEEKEQLKESGELDALKTVIDDIDTWKVKPFNLDAGLARLTEENKTVVPLKKSNKNWLHIAASAAILLSCSLVWYLTTISSTTIATKIAESKTVELPTGSLVELDAASSITFNKDDWEDRRMLTLSGQAFFNVTSGAPFVVKTPTAQVSVLGTQFNISTQEEQFSVYCYEGKIEVSYKNNSEIITKGQSVFLVNGKLKKDKHEYLSPEWMNGLSTYDRTPLKTVVADVKRYYNVEVNLPKKYDTLQFTGTIAHKDLQQTLNTIFTTMEIKYELQEDNTVIFE
- a CDS encoding TonB-dependent siderophore receptor, with product MYKHNRTLLQFLVLSWCCIFFPCISFSQNGPTLKLVDFLDELKATYNVDFIYNHTLLDQVILPSSSHDCESLENCLANINEKAPIKFIKDGTNSYMVVPIRNDISFSVIDAENSEAIPNITIQINKGEERFLYPINSRYTIKNIFALDSVYIRASFYSKLDILASDLRALKTPVRLEPAMIHLNEVQITDYLTRGVNAKISDNTFHIYMRSLGLLAGETDGDVFNVVKNIPGVHTPSGKPGNLNFRGSTFDQSLIEIDDIPIYHNGHFYGAIAPFNPTIVNEIEIQRNTLSAEWGGRVGGLIHMTTSNTVPDSTEYNVQANTVYAGATAKIPILRDKLALYVAGRSNYPSINSPKLTAFSNLNFQGSRLEDVANKVNSENFKVGFYDINSKLVYDINENHKATISYINIQNILSATLEDSEDKDIKDFRDLSLNNWGMNIKWEGTLSEKLKVQARISKSLLYIDNKSEGFSASERSSFEKYANTIDDTRIITEIQLQLNENTELETGYTLTDYSLRFDERNDENNVDNRRDQDALTHSAFLSINKNWNDKITANFGMHTDYYEPNKRFYADPRISINVRTSNALYLKTSAGRSHQFIQKKIRDDFDDFNNQTQFWYLPDQTTSVLEGYQTMLGALYNKSGWLIDFELYSKSTNNVTLQTNTSSLQKGKLKSMGADLFVKRRWNNFETLFSYSLSDVNTDFDETLPIFFDQRHILHVTGLWHLDPFNLSVTWGYFTGMPVIVPDFDSDSSISQSDLDIGYTNRFPNMHQLDLSATYEFTNAKKGWKGIVGLSFVNLYDQDNIVNIFQNEPPVDNPYRRTIGFAPNLQLSIQF